Proteins encoded within one genomic window of Anastrepha ludens isolate Willacy chromosome 4, idAnaLude1.1, whole genome shotgun sequence:
- the LOC128862342 gene encoding glutactin: MANERILSVLLVVLVVLALCVHAQKQEGGKRQKGQKQQQQQRIEQTPIPKPNSPTKVRKNSYVTKDIPGLGRVRGRTFKTEWSGKSIMQFLDIPYAKAPVGTLRFKPPVPADPWQGVLNAHKSHVGCPSLQNLYNLDIWRKKKIDFENCLRLSISSKFLSDKSPVMVYIHGDFLYDGSSGQATPGYLLEEDVVLVSIRYRLGPFGFLSTMSDEIPGNAAVHDAILALKWIQNHISAFGGDPTRVTLFGQVGGSALINVLTMSPVVPDGLFHRIIYQSASALTPAFITDNPLPAAKDIAEYAGCKKLNKVDALNKCLRKLNTTTLLTAFSVHGDANAHLGIGSYGGVQIVIGGPSGILPKHPGELLASQDFKAYPTLGGSVKNAGTFLLKDIYIDNFNETIIDDKLDGIGYIDHIIAQSNGADPTGAWKKFAIEEIFTPGEIKNGSFYTLVPGLIDMCSTIPFKNPVLLTLQANAKKLANRTYLYSFDYDGELNRYSNSAEAYELTPFELGVSLTDDNLYLFPWPRHSHLNLNRDIKIAKRMVAYWTSFAANGVPMAPNTPAWPAMTEETGPYLKIGKTVTIGYNYLKEYTIAVKEARLGYNLVNEEFFDSLVDITETAKEVTDEEDAQEDEYDKSEANERKFDFVLVAKKGTV; this comes from the exons ATGGCAAACGAACGAATACTTTCCGTGTTATTAGTAGTTTTAGTGGTCCTGGCTCTTTGTGTCCACGCCCAAAAGCAGGAGGGTGGTAAGCGTCAAAAgggacaaaaacaacagcaacaacaacgtatAGAGCAAACGCCGATTCCAAAACCTAATAGTCCAACAAAGGTCCGAAAAAACAGTTATGTGACCAAAGACATTCCGGGACTGGGACGAGTCCGCGGTCGTACATTTAAAACTGAATGGTCAGGCAAATCCATAATGCAATTTCTCGATATCCCGTACGCAAAAGCTCCTGTTGGTACACTCCGTTTTAAG CCTCCAGTGCCGGCAGATCCATGGCAGGGagttttaaatgctcataaatcACACGTTGGCTGTCCTTCTTTgcaaaatttgtacaatttggATATTTGGCGaaagaagaaaattgatttcgaaaactGTCTGCGATTGAGTATCAGCTCAAAATTT ctcaGTGATAAGTCACCCGTCATGGTTTACATTCATGGTGACTTCCTTTATGACGGCAGCAGCGGTCAAGCTACTCCTGGCTATTTGCTGGAAGAAGATGTTGTATTGGTCTCGATTCGCTATCGCTTGGGTCCATTTGGATTTTTGTCTACAATGAGTGACGAAATTCCCGGAAATGCGGCGGTGCACGATGCAATTTTAGCTCTTAAGTGGATTCAGAATCACATTTCAGCTTTCGGTGGCGATCCCACACGTGTTACGCTTTTTGGCCAAGTGGGTGGATCAGCACTGATCAATGTGTTGACTATGAGTCCCGTT GTTCCGGATGGTCTATTTCATCGAATTATTTATCAATCTGCTTCGGCTTTAACACCCGCCTTCATCACCGATAATCCACTGCCGGCGGCCAAAGATATAGCTGAGTACGCCGGATGCAAAAAACTGAACAAAGTAGATGCACTTAATAAGTGTTTGCGAAAACTGAACACGACAACGTTATTGACCGCATTCAGTGTGCATGGTGATGCTAATGCCCATTTGGGAATCGGTAGTTACGGAGGGGTGCAAATTGTAATCGGTGGTCCGTCGGGCATACTACCAAAGCATCCAGGGGAACTATTAGCGTCACAAGACTTCAAGGCCTACCCTACGCTTGGTGGCAGTGTCAAAAATGCAGGCACTTTTTTGCTAAAAG ACATCTATATCGATAATTTTAATGAGACAATTATTGATGATAAACTCGACGGCATTGGCTACATTGACCACATAATAGCCCAGAGTAATGGAGCTGATCCAACAGGTGCTTGGAAGAAATTTGCTATCGAAGAGATATTCACTCCTGGAGAGATAAAGAACGGCTCATTCTATACGCTCGTTCCAGGGCTGATTGAT ATGTGCAGCACCATACCGTTTAAGAATCCTGTTTTACTGACGCTACAAGCTAATGCAAAGAAACTTGCGAACAGGACATATCTGTATTCATTCGATTATGATGGCGAGCTTAATCGTTATTCTAATAGCGCAGAAGCATACGAATTGACGCCTTTTGAACTAGGAGTGTCCCTTACCGATGATAATTTATATCTTTTCCCTTGGCCGCGACATAGTCATCTAAATCTAAATCGTGACATTAAAATTGCGAAGCGTATGGTTGCCTACTGGACTTCATTTGCAGCCAATGGAGTGCCAATGGCCCCGAATACACCGGCTTGGCCGGCTATGACAGAAGAAACGGGTCCCTActtaaaaattggcaaaactgtAACAATTGGATATAATTATCTTAAAGAATATACAATCGCCGTTAAAGAGGCACGATTGGGATACAACCTTGTAAATGAAGAATTCTTTGATAGTTTAGTAGATATTACTGAGACTGCAAAAGAAGTGACGGATGAAGAGGATGCCCAAGAAGATGAATATGATAAAAGTGAGGCAAACGAAAGAAAATTTGACTTTGTACTTGTCGCAAAGAAAGGTACTGTCTAA
- the LOC128862343 gene encoding glutactin, whose translation MFCKILVGSCAGSADAALYRQHVQISIATLLLLFGVCWAQFDEEKDTIIDLPKLGTIQGKTIETAWSKRQVLQFVDIRYAEPPTGKYRFKPPRPVEPWDDVMDATAEKIGCPSVVSMESLKKLDDVLDIEDCLTLTISTPNVTGRYPVLVYVHGEYLFEGSNAEAPPDYLLEKDIVLVAPQYRLGPFGFLSTKTEDIPGNAGVLDIYLALQFIKHFIKYFGGDENRVTIAGQVGGAAIAHLLAISPMVQQGLFHQVIYHSGSALMPIFLEENPRQHAQEIAEKAECQMKTVRDLNECLMDLSPLELLSAFMTHALEKSDLGVGHTGGIQFTIGGPSGVLPEHPYHLMLNSNFSYPAMGGCPRNVGSRVLNEIVENDFEGIIPDDKYRAYDYIDHVIRQVVGTDRTMILTSFVTHDFFNRKLMENGTFSTLIPRLIDVGGTLMHKLPVLLALNMNNKHVPDNTFLYSFDYMGEFNRYRDLDEETNMQSPFKAGVSLTDEALYLFPYPQHVTNLSSPDISMAMRMVDLWSSFVINGNPFSDLRAGYWPPMTTLYGPYMKIDDTLTVSGNYFKEFSATLIEEENGHSLVRESYYLRNKLAKRRRKVKRNRRRKLNGKFLLKRSYISKIRK comes from the exons atgttttgcaaAATACTTGTTGGTTCCTGTGCGGGATCTGCCGATGCTGCTTTATATCGACAGCATGTTCAAATATCTATTGcaactttacttttattattcggTGTTTGTTGGGCACAATTTGACGAAGAAAAGGATACCATTATAGATTTACCGAAATTAGGCACCATTCAAGGGAAAACTATTGAAACGGCTTGGTCTAAGCGGCAGGTGCTACAGTTTGTGGATATTAGATATGCAGAGCCTCCCACTGGAAAGTATAGATTCAAG CCTCCACGACCTGTAGAGCCCTGGGATGATGTTATGGATGCCACAGCTGAGAAAATCGGTTGCCCTTCAGTTGTTTCCATGGAATCTTTAAAGAAGCTGGATGATGTGCTGGATATAGAAGACTGCCTAACCTTGACTATATCCACGCCCAACGTCACCGGTCGCTATCCAGTTCTGGTGTACGTACATGGCgaatatttatttgaaggcagCAATGCTGAGGCACCGCCTGATTATTTACTGGAAAAAGATATTGTACTGGTAGCGCCACAGTACCGATTAGGACCATTCGGCTTTCTATCAACAAAAACTGAAGATATACCTGGCAACGCAGGAGTCCTGGATATATATTTGGCATTACAGTTCATTAaacattttatcaaatattttgggGGTGATGAGAATCGTGTGACAATAGCGGGTCAAGTGGGTGGCGCAGCAATCGCACATTTACTTGCCATTTCACCAATG GTGCAACAAGGGCTTTTCCATCAGGTTATATATCACTCAGGCTCCGCGTTGATGCCTATTTTTCTGGAAGAAAATCCCAGGCAACATGCTCAGGAAATCGCCGAGAAGGCCGAATGCCAAATGAAGACGGTGCGGGATTTAAATGAATGTTTAATGGATTTGTCACCGCTAGAATTACTGAGTGCATTCATGACGCATGCA CTCGAAAAATCCGATTTGGGTGTGGGACACACCGGTGGCATCCAATTCACGATTGGCGGACCAAGCGGCGTTTTGCCCGAGCACCCTTATCATCTCATGCTGAACTCGAACTTTTCCTACCCAGCAATGGGTGGCTGCCCAAGGAATGTTGGTTCACGCGTTTTGAACG aaattgttgaaaacgACTTTGAGGGCATCATACCAGACGATAAATATAGAGCTTATGATTATATTGATCATGTCATTCGCCAAGTCGTGGGCACTGATAGAACGATGATTTTAACAAGTTTCGTGACCCACGATTTTTTCAATAGGAAGTTAATGGAAAACGGTACTTTCAGCACTTTAATACCACGATTAATCGAC GTCGGTGGTACTTTAATGCATAAATTACCGGTTTTACTGGCACTCAATATGAATAATAAACATGTTCCGGACAATACATTCCTATATTCTTTCGATTATATGGGTGAATTCAATCGGTATCGAGATTTGGATGAGGAGACTAACATGCAGAGTCCTTTTAAAGCCGGAGTCTCTCTAACAGATGAAGCACTCTATCTCTTTCCCTACCCGCAGCATGTCACTAACTTGAGTTCGCCCGATATATCAATGGCTATGCGTATGGTGGATCTATGGTCTTCGTTCGTGATTAACGGGAATCCCTTTAGCGACTTGCGCGCAGGATATTGGCCACCGATGACCACGTTGTATGGTCCATATATGAAAATAGACGATACATTAACGGTCAGCGGAAACTATTTCAAAGAGTTCTCAGCAACGCTAATAGAAGAGGAAAATGGTCATAGTCTAGTGCGTGAAAGTTATTACCTGCGCAACAAACTCGCCAAAAGACGGCGAAAAGTTAAACGCAATAGGCGAAGAAAATTGAATGGCAAGTTTTTATTGAAGCGGTCATATATTTCCAAAATTcgtaaatag
- the LOC128860812 gene encoding glutactin, which translates to MLPRGKRISPLLCVTFILVLSLSLCNTQWPYDDYDIEGGEVETEHDVQSGHLAQNVPAGSIIESIPRPGSPPEHPDELIVPGLGVVRGKIGYKRIKGRPINSYLGLKYGVVRPGLGRFQQANVYKHYRNEPIDATQVAPNCPQFPDLKLITAAEARHENVDDCLSLNIHVPSFVLRTQQRMRLLPVMVFVHGEMLFDGSAEEAQPDYFMEQDVVLVSINYRLAPFGFLTTLSKEMPGNVALADIQLALEWIQQYIRAFGGDPLQVTLFGQAGGATLVHALSLSNKAQGLFHKLILQSGTALNPFFLEQDALSTARSFARSARCPRTSTLEVQNLHSCFERLSTTELLETMKRHYEENEIRGLHFMGGFKLAVGDSLEYLPVHPAALVANRTVPMIIGVAKDAGSFILTSFYDELTRLRSNNISDYINVVLRHTTQPRHYLIWKNLALREIFNEQDTRNPTLPTLIQGLLELTNLILYRGPVLDTIKATYKKTPTYLYCFDYRGEFHRFGHLKSPLPFETDATLSDDNIYLFPYPEEVSNLIPQDRALSQALVNMWADFAAYGVPIRNNVVWPNVTTEVGPFLRIVNSKATAMELDYHFADGIPVPNVYPEYFSNTTIANATTTTTTTTTTPRPRLNYPHYSNHYPNYNPNYRQNYQHPDNYQYRPRTTILNGAEHA; encoded by the exons ATGTTACCTCGCGGAAAGCGAATTTCTCCACTTTTGTGTGTCACCTTTATTTTAGTCCTTTCGTTGTCCCTGTGTAATACACAATGGCCTTATGACGACTATGATATCGAGGGCGGCGAAGTTGAAACAGAACATGATGTACAAAGCGGCCATCTTGCACAAAATGTTCCAGCTGGCTCTATAATTGAGTCAATCCCCAGGCCTGGATCTCCGCCAGAGCATCCGGATGAATTGATTGTGCCAGGCTTAGGCGTAGTTCGTGGTAAAATAGGATACAAGCGCATAAAAGGAAGACCAATTAATTCATATCTTGGTTTGAAATATGGAGTAGTACGTCCGGGCTTAGGCCGTTTTCAA CAAGCCAATGTTTACAAACACTACAGAAATGAACCAATTGATGCGACTCAAGTGGCACCGAATTGCCCACAATTTCCTGATTTAAAGCTCATAACTGCCGCAGAAGCGCGTCATGAAAATGTTGACGATTGTCTTTCCCTAAATATTCATGTGCCATCATTCGTGCTTCGAACACAGCAGAGAATGCGTCTCTTGCCAGTGATGGTTTTCGTTCACGGCGAAATGCTGTTTGATGGTAGCGCTGAGGAAGCTCAACCAGACTACTTTATGGAACAAGATGTGGTATTGGTGTCGATCAACTACCGACTTGCACCTTTCGGCTTCCTTACAACGTTGTCAAAGGAAATGCCAGGAAATGTAGCACTGGCCGATATACAGTTGGCACTGGAATGGATTCAACAATACATTCGAGCATTTGGAGGAGATCCACTGCAGGTTACTTTATTTGGTCAGGCTGGTGGCGCCACCTTAGTGCATGCACTAAGCTTAAGTAATAAG GCACAAGGTCTGTTTCATAAACTAATCCTGCAATCAGGTACTGCCTTGAATCCATTCTTTTTGGAACAAGATGCTCTTTCCACAGCACGCAGCTTTGCACGATCAGCACGTTGTCCACGTACGAGTACGTTAGAAGTGCAAAATCTGCATAGCTGTTTCGAGCGACTAAGTACTACAGAGTTACTCGAAACTATGAAGCGACATTAC gaggaaaatgaaattcgGGGTCTCCATTTCATGGGAGGCTTCAAACTAGCCGTGGGAGACAGTCTGGAATATCTTCCAGTGCATCCCGCCGCCTTGGTGGCCAACCGCACAGTTCCAATGATAATCGGAGTGGCCAAAGATGCTGGATCCTTCATATTAACGA gTTTTTATGATGAGTTGACCCGCTTACGTTCAAATAACATATCTGACTATATAAATGTGGTATTAAGGCATACTACGCAGCCTCGGCATTActtgatttggaaaaacttGGCGCTACGTGAAATTTTCAACGAACAGGACACACGTAACCCCACTCTACCCACTCTGATCCAAGGTCTTTTAGAG cttacaaatttaattttataccgCGGCCCAGTACTCGATACGATTAAAGCGACTTACAAGAAAACACCAACATATTTATATTGCTTTGATTACCGTGGAGAATTCCATCGGTTCGGGCACCTAAAAAGTCCTTTGCCATTCGAAACCGATGCCACACTTAGCGACGACAATATATACCTCTTCCCCTACCCGGAAGAAGTGAGCAATTTGATCCCGCAAGATCGCGCATTATCGCAAGCTCTGGTCAATATGTGGGCCGATTTCGCTGCATATGGTGTTCCTATTAGGAACAATGTTGTCTGGCCAAATGTCACCACCGAGGTGGGTCCGTTTTTGAGAATTGTTAATTCCAAAGCTACGGCAATGGAGTTAGATTACCACTTCGCTGACGGAATTCCTGTACCAAATGTATACCCCGAGTACTTCAGTAACACAACAATcgcaaatgcaacaacaacaactactactactaccactACCCCAAGACCACGTTTGAACTATCCTCATTATTCGAATCACTATCCCAATTATAATCCAAATTATAGACAAAACTATCAGCACCCAGACAATTATCAATATCGCCCACGTACAACGATTTTAAATGGAGCAGAACATGCGTAG